A genomic window from Candidatus Zixiibacteriota bacterium includes:
- a CDS encoding isoaspartyl peptidase/L-asparaginase, protein MTNLSIAIHGGAGTILRASMTPEKEKAYLDGLTQSLKAGYEILKKGGTALDATQAAVVVMEDSPLFNTGVGAVFTHDGGHEQDACIMDGATKNVGAVANVRRIKNPILLARLVYDKSPHILFAGEGAEKFAASNSMTLVEDMTYFDTEFRYEQLQKALKREKSLSAPATQLDHSDDKDKMGTVGAVAVDQSGNLAAATSTGGMTNKRHGRIGDTPMIGAGTYADNNTCAVSATGVGEYIMRGMIAYDIAALMGYKNMPLADAADFVIMKKFTELGGSGGVIAIDRAGNIAMPFNSKGMYRGYVLADGTKKLSIFSDRE, encoded by the coding sequence ATGACTAATTTATCAATTGCAATACACGGCGGGGCGGGGACGATACTTCGGGCGTCAATGACGCCCGAAAAAGAAAAAGCATATCTCGACGGGTTGACGCAATCGCTCAAAGCCGGATACGAGATTCTCAAAAAAGGTGGTACGGCTCTTGATGCTACCCAGGCGGCGGTGGTCGTGATGGAAGACTCCCCGCTTTTCAATACCGGCGTCGGCGCCGTGTTCACTCATGACGGCGGTCACGAGCAGGATGCCTGCATCATGGACGGCGCGACCAAAAACGTCGGGGCGGTCGCCAATGTCCGGCGCATCAAAAACCCGATTCTGCTGGCGCGGTTAGTATATGACAAAAGCCCACACATCCTCTTTGCCGGAGAGGGAGCCGAAAAGTTTGCAGCATCTAACAGCATGACGCTGGTTGAGGATATGACTTATTTCGATACCGAGTTTCGGTATGAACAGTTACAAAAGGCTTTAAAGAGGGAAAAGAGCCTTTCGGCTCCGGCGACGCAACTGGATCATTCGGATGATAAAGATAAGATGGGCACGGTCGGAGCGGTAGCCGTTGACCAAAGCGGCAACCTCGCCGCGGCGACATCCACCGGCGGGATGACCAACAAACGGCATGGCCGTATTGGAGATACTCCGATGATCGGAGCCGGGACGTACGCCGATAATAACACCTGCGCCGTTTCGGCGACCGGAGTCGGCGAGTATATCATGCGCGGGATGATCGCCTATGATATCGCTGCTTTGATGGGATACAAAAATATGCCACTTGCCGATGCCGCCGATTTTGTGATTATGAAAAAATTTACTGAGCTGGGCGGTTCGGGGGGAGTGATTGCTATCGACCGTGCCGGGAATATCGCCATGCCGTTCAATTCAAAGGGCATGTACCGGGGTTACGTGCTCGCCGACGGCACGAAGAAACTGTCAATATTTTCAGATCGGGAATAA